One Triticum dicoccoides isolate Atlit2015 ecotype Zavitan chromosome 5B, WEW_v2.0, whole genome shotgun sequence genomic window carries:
- the LOC119305702 gene encoding uncharacterized protein LOC119305702 isoform X1 yields the protein MLNVKSEPATAMDAVGKSKIEEHEQKVNGYQAELAARIKAKYFSNKAFDGGKIFEEETIVEGETIHSSRWPCTSSYADPVNFLREKNSHEKRDSPSVVAEASPKNNEGVLATENNLTPGKREASKET from the exons ATGCTCAACGTCAAGTCCGAACCTGCAACTGCAATGGATGCAGTGGG TAAGTCGAAAATCGAGGAGCATGAACAGAAGGTAAACGGATACCAAGCTGAACTTGCAGCCCGCATTAAGGCCAAATACTTCTCTAATAAGGCTTTTGACGGAG GAAAaatctttgaagaagaaactattgttGAAGGTGAAACCATCCATTCAAGTAG GTGGCCATGTACAAGTTCGTACGCGGACCCGGTAAATTTTCTCCGAGAGAAGAATAGCCATGAGAAGAGGGATTCTCCAT CTGTGGTAGCTGAAGCTTCACCAAAGAATAATGAAGGTGTTTTGGCAACAGAAAACAATCTAACACCTGGCAAGAGAGAGGCATCAAAGGAGACCTGA
- the LOC119305702 gene encoding uncharacterized protein LOC119305702 isoform X2 yields MLNVKSEPATAMDAVGKSKIEEHEQKVNGYQAELAARIKAKYFSNKAFDGGKIFEEETIVEGETIHSSGHVQVRTRTR; encoded by the exons ATGCTCAACGTCAAGTCCGAACCTGCAACTGCAATGGATGCAGTGGG TAAGTCGAAAATCGAGGAGCATGAACAGAAGGTAAACGGATACCAAGCTGAACTTGCAGCCCGCATTAAGGCCAAATACTTCTCTAATAAGGCTTTTGACGGAG GAAAaatctttgaagaagaaactattgttGAAGGTGAAACCATCCATTCAA GTGGCCATGTACAAGTTCGTACGCGGACCCGGTAA